A genomic segment from Pelobates fuscus isolate aPelFus1 chromosome 7, aPelFus1.pri, whole genome shotgun sequence encodes:
- the LOC134568593 gene encoding serine/threonine-protein kinase N2-like encodes MARVPCKALKAARDSGGSYGRSSDSICIMTPDGMSEPNCSSLDNSVSEKSEDLPQEHLPAVCAQDSLPLRMQDFQLCSVLGKGQFGKVLLAEHKETTKVYALKFIKKVKLELPHHFNNLLSEKRIFQTVSNRRHPFLVNLCGCFHTRDHACFVMEYAAGGDLLSCLDNNNGPFPEPRAVFYSACVVLGLQYLHEQKIIHRDLKVENIVLDEKGFAKITDYGLSVEGVGYGDRLIGLCGTPNYMAPEMAKRMAYTRSVDWWSFGVVIYVMLTRYLPFEGRDVEMLYANIAKRKLKIPASLSSKATSILSRLLSKNHVKRLGSSERDAEDVKDHPFFQHIDWNALLLQNVTPPFVPTINGAEDVSNFDAIFTSEAPIITPPARRRVPPLLEKQTFEDFCWRADWS; translated from the exons ATGGCACGTGTTCCATGcaaggcactcaaggctgccaga GATTCTGGAGGCAGCTATGGACGTAGCAGTGATAGCATATGCATCATGACACCAGATGGAATGAGCGAGCCTAATTGTTCCAGTCTAGATAATAGTGTTTCTGAAAAATCTGAGGACCTACCACAAGAACACTTACCTGCTGTGTGTGCTCAGGATAGTCTTCCCCTGAGAATGCAGGACTTCCAGCTTTGCTCCGTGTTGGGGAAAGGGCAATTTGGGAAA gttctgcTGGCCGAGCACAAGGAAACAACCAAGGTGTACGCCCTGAAATTCATAAAAAAAGTCAAGTTAGAATTACCACATCATTTCAACAA CCTTCTGAGTGAGAAGCGGATATTCCAGACAGTGAGCAATAGGCGGCACCCATTCCTTGTTAACTTGTGTGGGTGTTTCCACACTCGAGATCACGCCTGCTTCGTTATGGAGTATGCAGCCGGGGGCGACCTTCTCTCATGCCTTGATAACAACAACGGCCCATTTCCAGAACCCAGAGCAGT gtTCTATTCTGCATGTGTCGTCCTTGGACTTCAGTATTTACACGAACAGAAGATCATCCACAG GGATCTGAAGGTTGAAAATATTGTTCTGGACGAGAAGGGATTTGCAAAGATTACTGACTACGGTCTGTCTGTAGAAG GAGTCGGATACGGAGATAGACTCATCGGCCTTTGTGGAACTCCTAATTATATGGCTCCTGAAATGGCCAAGCGCATGGCATATACAAGATCTGTGGACTGGTGGAGCTTCGGAGTGGTTATTTACGTAATGCTAACTAGATAC ttaCCCTTTGAAGGCCGtgatgttgagatgttatatgctAATATTGCCAAACGTAAACTGAAAATACCAGCGTCATTGTCTAGTAAAGCCACTTCAATACTAAGTAGG TTACTGAGTAAAAACCATGTGAAGCGTCTGGGATCCAGCGAGAGAGATGCAGAGGACGTGAAAGACCATCCTTTTTTTCAA CATATAGATTGGAACGCATTATTATTACAAAATGTGACACCTCCATTTGTGCCAACCATCAACGGAGCCGAAGACGTCAGCAACTTTGATGCAATATTCACCTCGGAAGCGCCTATTATAACTCCGCCAGCAAGACGAAGAGTTCCACCGTTATTAGAGAAGCAGACATTTGAGGATTTTTGTTGGAGGGCAGATTGGAGTTAG